The Longimicrobiaceae bacterium genome contains the following window.
CGCCGGCGGGGGCGGCGCTGGGATACAACCTGTCCTGGCGCCGCTCGCAGCGGGCGCCTGCCGCCCCGCCTCCGGAGGAGGGTGAGCGGCCCGGGCCGGCACAGGAGGGCGAGGGCGGCGCTCCGTTCTGACGGAAGCCGAGTGGAGCCGGGCTCGCGCGTCCGCCGACACGGACGCGCGCCGTCCTCCCCCGTGGACGCTTCCGCTCGCGCGAGCGAGGTGCGAGACGCCGATCCCGAAGCGGCACAGACAGATGCGTTTTGCCCCGAACGCGGCACCTGCGGTGCATGCGGAGACCCTGCCACCCGCATGCTTCCTCCACCCAGCCGCGAGGACCCATGGGCCCGATTCCGCGATTCGCCGCCACCCTCCTGCTGCTCCCCGTCCTTCTCCCGCTCGCCCTGCACGTCGGCGCCACCCGCTCCGCGGCGCAGGACGCGCGGGGCGCCACCGTCACCGGCCAGGTGCGCGACGTGGGCACCAGCGAGCCCCTCTACGGGGCGATCGTGGCGCTTCCGGACCACAGGCTGCGCGCGGTGACCGACTCGGCCGGGCGCTTCACGCTCCGCGGCGTCCCCGCCGGAGAGCAGCGCTGGGAGATCCGCCGCCTCGGCTACGCTCGCTGGGAAGAGAGCACGGCCGTGCAGGATGGGGCCGACCTCGTCATCGGCCTCCTGCCCAGCCCCCTCGCCCTGGAGGAGGTCCGTGCGACGGAGAGCCGTCTCGAGACCCGCCGCCGGAAGTCGAGCGCCAGCGTGAAGGTGGTCAGCCGGGACGAGATCCTCTCCAGCACCGGTCCCACGGCGCTCGAGCTGGTGTCGACGCGTGCGCTCGCCGCCCGGACCGTGTGCCCCGGGATGGCGGGAACGGGGTCGGTGGGCGGCCTGAGCGCGGCAGGCAACCTGTGCGTCATCAACCGCGGGCGCGTGGTCCCGGTGATGATCTGCATCGACGAGGAGAGGGCCAACACCGACGCGCTCACGGCGTACACGCCCCAGGAAATCCACACGATCGAAACGTACCAGGGGGGAATCGGCACCAGTCGGACGGGAGTCGAGGTCCGGGTGTACACCAACTGGTTCGTGGCATCCGGACGGCCGCTCAAGCCGCGGATCGTCAGCTGCTGACGGGGCAGCCGCTTCCCCCCCCTCACGCCCGGCTGCCCGTGACGCTCCTGCGCCGTGCCGCCGCGTGGCCGGGCTCCCGCTCCGGGGAAGCTAGCCGGGGAGCCCGGCCGCCCCGCGGACCATCTCCCGGACCGCCCGGGTGACGGGGCCCGGCAGGGTGTTGAGGAAGAAGTGCCCGCCGGGGAAGAACCGGACGGAGAACGGGCCGGTGGTGTACCGTCCCCACGCCTCCAGCCCCTCCTCGCTCACCTCCTCGTCGGCGACCCCCCCCATCGCCAGGAGCGGGAGGCCGAGCGGGGGCTCGTCGCGCGGGGCGTACGCCTCGTTGACGGCGAAGTCGGCGCGCAGGAGGGGGAGGAAGAGCTCCATCAGCTCCCGGTTGTCGAGCACCT
Protein-coding sequences here:
- a CDS encoding carboxypeptidase regulatory-like domain-containing protein, with product MGPIPRFAATLLLLPVLLPLALHVGATRSAAQDARGATVTGQVRDVGTSEPLYGAIVALPDHRLRAVTDSAGRFTLRGVPAGEQRWEIRRLGYARWEESTAVQDGADLVIGLLPSPLALEEVRATESRLETRRRKSSASVKVVSRDEILSSTGPTALELVSTRALAARTVCPGMAGTGSVGGLSAAGNLCVINRGRVVPVMICIDEERANTDALTAYTPQEIHTIETYQGGIGTSRTGVEVRVYTNWFVASGRPLKPRIVSC